The following DNA comes from Cucumis sativus cultivar 9930 chromosome 7, Cucumber_9930_V3, whole genome shotgun sequence.
TAGAAACATACATAATGTATGagattattatttatagtataAGAATGAATGGTGTTAGGAAAGATTAATGGATTTCAATTTGGCCACATTTGACCATAGACGTCGGCCGCTGAGTAGGGTTTGAAACattcttatattattaataaaatatccCTATAATAGGTAAGTGTGAAATTATTGAATGATggctttattttattatagaaaatagtatcctaattttaattttatattttatactttacAAGTTTCATCCATATTTAAATCATGAGTTTTcgtaaatatattatatatatttatattttatttgttggttaaatattatgtaaaacttataattaagttgaattaaagattttttttttcattcagtGAATGAATTATTAGAATAAATAGTTAGAGAATATTTAAAGAATTGattcatttaaattaagttaGGAAGTGGGAGAAGaagggaaaaggaaagaaatgaaataatgaggaagaagagaattaGGGGAAAAAACAATTGTTAGTGGCAGATTTGTATCAACCCATTAACATAACATTAACTAAGActtaatttaaacattaaaagtATTAACTAACCTATAATTAACCTATCTTTTCGTTCGACAGGTTGAAAGTTcggtttttataatttcatcatgatatataattaatctaaCTTGAGAGGTTGGAAATTCGgttatttctattttcattatgatatataattaatctattttttattcgAGAGGTTGAGGTTtggtttctttaaaaattaagagaaaaaattagaatattaattattacttttaactttgaatttgGTCTAAATAatgcatttgaaaattgacAATTAAGAACGTGCAATTCATTTCTGTTCCATTTTGTAAGGTTAAAATTTTGacttcaaatcacaaaaattactaaaatgtGATGAcaaatctatatattattattattttaaaaataatgtaaataatttatgttgaagttttaaaaatactaaaataatcaAGAGGTTCATTTGTTTggtaaataaagaaaaatgtgtatttaaaagtataatcaTTAAGACTCCGTCTCATAACCATCTAGatataagtttttgtttttgaaaattaagtttatttacCTTTCATTCGCATATtcgttttttagtttttaaatctTGATTTGGTTTTCTAAATTAATGGTAAGATGTATACAATAGAGGAAGAAAGTTGGaaggttaaaaataatatcaacgaacttaaatttaaaaattaaaatagttacaaaactAGCTctaaaatagacaaaaatttaaaatacatgaAAATAAAGCAAACCTAAACGAagtatttaaatcattttagacttttcgtcgtaacaatttagttttaaatttttaaaaattaagtctcAAAACATTCATTCTAACCCCTAAAATCTCTTGGTTTGCATGacaaactttttataaatatttttaagaactaaacaaaatagttcttaaaaacttattttcacAATTGGACTAAAATTCAACTAtagtaaatagaaaataatgcaaattattgtatgaaattgaaagacaGCAAATTAATAGTaaatttacaacaattttcttgttttctttcattcatttttatttttttcttaaaaaatttttagttttttttactgAAAAGTATATTCTTTATTATAACCGTTAAACTTATATATAGTAAGCATTGTACGTACATactaatattgatatttgtatTAATATGTCTTCTTTAACAATCAAACcataaatcacaaaataatCACAAAACTCAAACTTAAGCATAGTTTCAAGTCTACGAGGTGTTTAgattacattttgaaaaaaaattgcgAGTTTAGAAGCTactaaaaatagtttttctaagtatattttaaactatccattttcacaaaaataaattttttgaaaaacattttttcttctttgttcaattgatatatatttatttattagtttcttttcGTATTGATTTATGTAAATGCtcatattttacttttttttttttctttttcaacactcatcttacaaagaaaaatatttattaaggAAGTCcaattaacatataaacttttacttttttttttttaagtcacATGATTAATAGTCTCACCAcatacatattaaaaaaaagttacttcTCTTACTCTTGAGATAATGTTTGATGATATtcctatttctttctctctttctttttcacattccctaaaactaaaatgtgcTAAAAATGTtgcattcaaattttgaatggaaaagcatatttatttttttagttttacaaaagtagaaataaagtattatactttttctccttttcaaGATTAACTCATCCACATTTCATTTAGTTTGTGGCACATAATCTCTAGAATATTCATTACTAGATATGgttgaccaaaaaaaaaaaaaatccctctATTTAGCTCCTTTTagtattagtttattttaactatatacatatgtataaatctttcttaaattgaattatgtatattacatttaaaattcttacataaaattgaatacaTGTTAATAACCACGTAAATTAGAGTATGAActcaattattattctctGAGGTACTTTATACGACAAATGGAATTGGAAGAGATTGAAGGGTAAACATTTAAGGTTCTTATGCCCATTGGAAATTCAACtccctttttaaaaaaacatgtgattttcaaagaaagaaaaccttttatatgtaaaaataaataaaccatcCAATCTAGAATATTTTAGCcaatattacaattataataataataatatttattattgttatgttattattaaattttgaaaagctTCACTTTAATTATCCtacaattatataataattatgaaagTTTTAGTTTGATGGTCATTATTCCTTTGAAGATATTCATTGTTTCTTTCcgttataaatttaataccaACACAATCAACCCAATTCAATgaacataattcaattaataaatgCGCTAGAAACTATGAGAACTATTAATTCAATgaacataattcaattatatataaatgcgCTAGAAACTATGAGAactattatttgaatttctaaaatatatacatgttaaaatcataaaattcaaattgatttcATCTCTAAACCAAATAACTAATTAGAAAATTGGACCAAATTTTTATCTTCTAAcccaaacaaaatatcaagaataaaaattaatttttctcataaACTTATAAACTTGCAAATGAGTAAATCGAATTTTTAAgcaactttcaatttaaatattgaaaattagacAAATATCGCGATCTTTTAtcttaaacttgaaaattttgcaaaCTTCTACCTCTTAATaggtttttgtttgaagaacaaaaatgagtcaaattttgtgatttttgatCAAGCTATTCATGTATTACTTAGTTTTGTGTACTGTTTTCTAGTGAATTAATTTGTGAGTTCTTAGAATATTGTGagaattagtaaaaaaaattgacatataGTCTAACATTCAATCAAAAATTATGAGCAAAAATGTACATTTGCAGGATAAAGATGGATCCACTCTCCATTTATGAAGAGATTTATAGTCATTACTCACACGTAACTAAAGAAGAATGTATACTTTCTCAAATTAGTTATCAAATTATGTTTCGAACTAAATTGTAAGAAGGAACCATTGTGGGTCGTCAACTTGAAGTTGGTGGAGTGTATTGTTATAGTTCATTTCatgtttgaaacttttaattataatgatCAATGTTTCTAACAACTAATATAACTTACAATacttatttgtattattactatttcagatctatttgtttttgttatcgtGCATACTATTTTCTACTTAGGCTACTTGTACAACAAGTACatgttattatagtttaaggTATAATAGTATGCAACTCAAACATGAATTATTATAAcatacaaactattataactcagACTATAACGATCACCGATTATAACAATAACTTAGCACCCCCAAACGTCTCCAAAAGATTatatttatgctaaaaagTGTACGACTCAACCGACATTAGTATGTATAATCAGTTTTGAGGCTAGAGGTTCAATCTCCTACCCCGTAAAAAAAACGTTAGGATAGTCCAAGTGACACACTGGATGTGCTGCAACCAAAAGATAGTGTGCCTACGATACTAAAAAGATCATTATACTCATAAATTATCTCTTTTAGTGATGGAAAATTATTTGACGTATTTCTTCCTCTAATACATTTCATTGGACCAATTAATGATTTAATTGTCTAAAACTTCACTGCATGCTTTCAGGATCGATTTTGTCCAAAATTACGTTCTAACGTACCATTTTGGTTAAGTTTTCCTTCTCTAAAATCAGCCAAGCATACCTCTACTAACTCATTGAAGAAATATTTCCATTCTCAGGAAAACAAATGCAAACTTTCAAAAAGCTTTTCAACAACATTCTGTAGTACTTAATTCTCAGAAATAGTAAGtagtaaagagaaaaaaaacacaacagCACTAGATCCGTCAATAATCAATAAACCCACATTTTACTACTAAAAAAACTTCCAAGAACTGATTTGAGCAATATtctttatgatttaaaaagaGACATACCTGTATTATAAGGGTGTCGTGGAGATGCTCAATCGATCATCACGAACTATATTTACAGGTATTAGCATCAAAATGCTGAAGCCTTCCTTTAGCTGAGTGAGCCTGCACAAAATCTATGCTAATGATACCGACTGCTGAAAGGAGGACTATCACAGACATAACAAGGGAAAtcaaaaaggaataaatatCATGGAATTTGATGCCTATCTTCATATGAAAAAAGTGGAAGAATCTGCAGCCCCACATGCCGGAAAAGTTGggcattttttttccttcaacttttgaaatagCATGGGGAGTATTGCTATGGAGAATTATCTAAGAATGACATTTTCTTTGATGTGAAAGTTGGATTTACTGATCATTATGTCTCACATTAATCTGTTCTTAATCAATattctctaaaagaaaaaataccaAGGCCGCCCAACAAGTAGACCAACTGGCTCTTTGACCAAGAATATTATATCTAATTAATGGAGCATACTAATTTAACGAATACGATAAATGCATGTAGAGTTTTTAGGCTCTCACTTGGACACTTTGACTGAGTCAAAATGTCTAAAAGTATTGAAAGTATAGTCACGAGTATGCCGTACCTGGGGTCGATTATGTTCGATACTCAAAGAGTCTGATAAGGATTAGCCACAAAAAAACAAGAGGCTATCCCTTggcatatataacaaatttagaaacaaaagtttaagtcgagttttggtttaatttcttattaagGATTGGAGAAAAGATAGAGATTGAGTGCAACTTTGTCGAATGCTCAGAGAccaattgagaaaaatataaacacaatAAAATAGGAGCTGACTTCATTATCAATAACAAAGGTATTACATACTACACAGCTAAACAATTGCTACATAATTCTTGAGACATAAGACATAACATAACTATTCATTATAAACTTGAGccaattattattgttttcctTCTCCAACAGAATAGTCAATAATTTGATTAGATTTAGTATTTATTCAAAGCATGGCTTTGCACCAGCATTTTGGTCAGATCACCGCTTAGGTGGTGTGACATGATTTCATTTGTGGATCCGACCAGCTTTCCGCCGATGAATACGGCTGGTACTGGTGCATTGCATCCTAGCCTCATGAGAGCTTTCTCTATTTCCCTGTAATCAGGGTCTTGGTCAATCTCATATAC
Coding sequences within:
- the LOC101215580 gene encoding monothiol glutaredoxin-S11 yields the protein MDKVKRLVAERSVVIFSKSSCCLSYAVNILFGELGVNPLVYEIDQDPDYREIEKALMRLGCNAPVPAVFIGGKLVGSTNEIMSHHLSGDLTKMLVQSHALNKY